A region from the Aulosira sp. FACHB-615 genome encodes:
- the wzy gene encoding O-antigen polysaccharide polymerase Wzy, with translation MNQSINSTPQSWSYLPSIPKKEQKQLLRVFWLIALGLVSYELFLVKDTPFVSKLAAVFITAAALWPNYLWCSGQAKGMPIFPFFALTHIWTYSLPLVTHHPTVLTYSLESHLFASLTVTGFLIISTSIWFSLIKSPPRTPKYYRTLTNKKGNAFFFLILLAGVFFNISIYGNWGWLSLIQGGLFTALRAGILGLNALATFVLSYQLGNKELTKQQSISFIFLLVAYMVTNSLGFLLVGAASAFLLAVVAFTISRKKVPIIAILIVLICLSFLHYGKGPMRAKYWGTTTSYYLQPWEYPTRYAEWIGYSLEYINKQNKQDDFSTDEEKKASFFERASVMQMLLLSQKKSPEPIPYMYGETYTILPELIVPRILNPNKIRAHEGTSLLNIHYKLQTREQSLTTTIGWGLLAESYANFGLMGCAGLAIILGTVYGKATRWSINAPILSVQSLFAVMMMSFAFQSEFSDGVYVAALSQSSMVLTGIAFVLMQKQRVPRYAFPPVTANYPYYG, from the coding sequence ATGAACCAATCTATCAATTCAACTCCTCAGTCATGGTCATACTTACCTTCCATACCAAAAAAAGAGCAGAAACAATTATTGAGGGTATTTTGGCTGATTGCATTGGGATTGGTTTCCTATGAACTTTTCTTGGTGAAAGACACCCCCTTTGTGAGTAAATTGGCAGCAGTTTTCATCACAGCAGCAGCTTTATGGCCTAATTATCTTTGGTGTTCAGGTCAAGCGAAAGGAATGCCTATTTTTCCCTTTTTTGCTCTGACACACATTTGGACTTACAGTCTACCACTGGTGACACATCATCCAACTGTTTTAACTTACTCTCTAGAAAGTCATTTATTTGCTAGTTTGACTGTCACTGGATTTCTGATCATAAGTACTTCAATATGGTTTTCATTGATCAAATCGCCTCCTCGCACGCCTAAATATTATCGAACTTTAACTAATAAAAAAGGTAATGCGTTCTTTTTCTTGATTTTATTAGCTGGCGTTTTTTTCAATATCTCGATTTATGGAAATTGGGGTTGGCTATCTCTGATACAAGGAGGTTTATTTACTGCCCTTCGTGCTGGTATTTTAGGATTAAATGCACTAGCTACTTTTGTGCTTTCTTATCAGTTGGGTAATAAGGAATTAACAAAACAGCAAAGTATATCATTTATATTTTTACTTGTGGCCTATATGGTGACAAATTCATTAGGCTTTTTGCTTGTAGGTGCTGCTAGTGCCTTTTTACTTGCAGTAGTTGCTTTTACTATTTCCCGTAAAAAAGTACCTATAATAGCAATTTTAATAGTTTTGATTTGCTTGTCTTTCCTGCACTATGGCAAAGGCCCCATGAGAGCTAAATATTGGGGTACTACAACTTCTTATTATCTTCAACCTTGGGAATACCCTACTAGATATGCTGAATGGATAGGTTACTCCCTAGAGTATATAAATAAGCAGAATAAACAGGATGATTTCTCTACTGATGAGGAAAAAAAAGCATCATTTTTCGAGCGAGCTAGTGTAATGCAAATGCTCCTTTTATCTCAAAAGAAAAGTCCTGAACCCATCCCATATATGTATGGAGAAACATATACAATCTTACCAGAACTGATAGTACCTCGGATATTAAACCCCAATAAAATTAGGGCGCACGAAGGTACAAGTTTGTTAAACATACATTACAAACTACAAACGCGAGAACAGAGTTTAACAACTACTATTGGCTGGGGTTTACTAGCTGAATCTTATGCCAACTTTGGATTAATGGGTTGTGCGGGATTGGCAATAATATTGGGTACAGTTTATGGAAAAGCGACTCGTTGGAGTATCAATGCGCCAATTCTTTCAGTCCAATCATTATTTGCTGTGATGATGATGTCTTTTGCTTTTCAGTCAGAATTTTCAGATGGAGTATATGTTGCGGCTTTATCGCAATCCAGCATGGTGCTAACTGGCATAGCATTTGTATTGATGCAGAAACAGCGAGTTCCTCGCTATGCCTTTCCTCCAGTAACAGCAAATTACCCTTACTATGGATAA
- a CDS encoding glycosyltransferase, whose amino-acid sequence MLEKILSKNKYRCHLWFPALFNSTGGIQRYSSLCLTAFQRLYPDCAYNIVIKHDTNVPPKSANLYFHTTGKWPLPLRTAALAAQMVGLGLWQRPNLIFSTHPNFSVTANLLKQLIGTPYWVAAHGIDAWDIQNPAVKQGLKNADLILAVSNYTRDRLMQEQNLKPDQVVVLPNTLNADNFKISPKPDHLLQQYGLNPHQPVILTVTRLAQSPQRCKGYDKILRALPQIRQAIPDVHYVLVGKGNDRPRIEQLISQLQLQDCVTLAGYVPDEELQDYYNLCNLFAMPSKGEGFGIVHLEALACGKPTLGGNQDGAVDALCQGELGALVDPDNLEAIAQTIIQILQGKYPNPLIYQPEELRHRVMEKFGFESFQTQIDYYLKKYFY is encoded by the coding sequence GTGCTTGAAAAAATATTGAGTAAAAATAAATATCGTTGTCATCTTTGGTTTCCAGCTTTATTCAACTCAACAGGCGGAATTCAACGTTACTCTTCTTTATGTTTAACAGCATTTCAACGTCTTTACCCCGATTGTGCCTACAATATAGTCATTAAACACGATACAAATGTACCACCTAAGTCAGCTAATTTATATTTTCATACGACTGGTAAATGGCCTTTACCCTTACGTACTGCCGCACTAGCAGCACAAATGGTTGGCCTTGGTCTTTGGCAGCGTCCCAACTTGATTTTTTCTACCCATCCCAACTTTAGTGTGACTGCTAATTTGTTAAAGCAGTTAATCGGTACCCCTTACTGGGTTGCAGCCCACGGGATTGATGCTTGGGATATTCAAAATCCTGCCGTCAAGCAAGGTTTAAAGAATGCTGACCTGATTTTAGCGGTTAGTAATTACACGCGCGATCGCCTTATGCAAGAACAAAACCTGAAGCCAGATCAAGTGGTTGTTCTACCCAATACCTTGAATGCGGATAATTTTAAAATTTCTCCCAAGCCAGATCATCTCCTTCAACAATATGGCTTAAATCCTCACCAGCCAGTTATTCTGACAGTTACTCGTCTTGCCCAATCACCGCAGAGGTGTAAGGGCTATGACAAAATTTTGCGGGCGTTACCGCAAATTCGTCAGGCTATTCCCGATGTCCATTATGTTTTAGTAGGTAAAGGAAATGACCGACCCAGAATTGAACAATTAATATCCCAACTGCAACTCCAAGACTGTGTAACATTAGCTGGCTATGTTCCTGATGAAGAACTACAAGATTATTACAATCTCTGTAATCTTTTTGCCATGCCAAGCAAAGGTGAAGGGTTTGGTATTGTTCACTTAGAAGCACTTGCTTGTGGTAAACCTACTTTGGGAGGCAATCAAGATGGGGCTGTTGATGCTCTTTGTCAGGGAGAATTAGGCGCACTTGTTGATCCAGATAATCTAGAGGCGATCGCTCAAACTATCATTCAAATTCTCCAGGGTAAATATCCTAACCCTCTAATATATCAACCAGAAGAATTGAGACACCGAGTCATGGAAAAGTTCGGTTTTGAGAGTTTTCAAACCCAAATTGATTATTACTTAAAGAAATATTTTTACTAA
- a CDS encoding glycosyltransferase has translation MVQPKIQVNQPRICQVVASINENIGGPAYSVTNLAKALAQNNIDSHLFTLDYQLHGQQLPIDSVKLHSQPAKNLAVYMRGLQPDANYYLTQLAATELDLIHNHGLWMFPNFYARQAAVRNKIPLVISPRGMVESWSLNNSWYKKLPAWILYEKQNLNKAIAFHATSTEEVKSIRKLGYKQPIALISNGVSVPTINEKVDRQELSDKFPELAEKKWLLFLSRIHPKKGLDNLLYVWESLSNRFPEWHLIVAGADLIGYQNELEMLVESLKLKSQVTFTGMLSGKLKYSALTNADVFVLPTHSENFGIAIAESLAYGVPVVTTKGAPWQELETHNCGWWIEDNQQALAIALTEAMKMSSQERQQMGDRGKNLVQAKYSWNSIAKQMADFYYWILGGGEPPICVQFDKSEGN, from the coding sequence ATGGTGCAACCCAAAATACAGGTTAATCAACCTCGCATTTGTCAAGTAGTTGCCAGCATCAATGAGAATATTGGTGGCCCGGCTTATTCGGTCACAAATCTAGCAAAAGCCCTAGCACAAAATAATATTGATTCTCATTTATTCACATTAGATTATCAATTACATGGGCAACAACTGCCTATTGATAGCGTGAAACTACATAGTCAACCAGCTAAAAATTTAGCTGTGTATATGAGAGGATTACAGCCAGATGCTAATTATTATTTGACTCAACTAGCAGCTACAGAATTAGACTTAATTCATAATCATGGACTATGGATGTTTCCCAATTTTTATGCTCGCCAAGCGGCAGTTCGTAATAAAATTCCTTTAGTGATTTCTCCTAGGGGTATGGTAGAATCATGGTCATTAAATAATAGTTGGTATAAGAAATTGCCAGCTTGGATTTTATATGAAAAGCAAAATTTAAATAAAGCTATTGCCTTTCATGCAACTTCAACTGAAGAAGTTAAATCAATCCGCAAACTCGGATATAAACAACCAATTGCTTTAATTTCTAATGGTGTTAGCGTCCCCACAATCAATGAAAAAGTTGATAGGCAAGAACTCAGCGATAAATTTCCAGAACTAGCTGAAAAAAAATGGTTACTTTTTTTATCAAGAATTCATCCAAAAAAAGGCTTAGACAACTTACTATATGTGTGGGAATCTTTGTCCAATCGCTTTCCTGAATGGCATTTAATTGTTGCTGGTGCAGATTTAATAGGCTATCAGAACGAGTTAGAAATGTTGGTAGAAAGCCTGAAATTAAAATCACAGGTAACTTTTACTGGTATGCTTTCTGGGAAGTTGAAGTATTCTGCTTTAACTAATGCTGATGTGTTTGTTCTGCCCACTCACTCAGAAAATTTTGGCATTGCGATCGCCGAATCCTTAGCTTACGGTGTGCCTGTTGTGACAACTAAGGGTGCGCCTTGGCAAGAACTAGAAACCCATAACTGCGGTTGGTGGATAGAAGATAATCAGCAAGCATTAGCGATCGCACTGACAGAAGCAATGAAAATGTCCTCACAAGAAAGACAACAAATGGGTGACAGAGGCAAAAATCTAGTACAAGCCAAATACTCTTGGAACTCAATAGCCAAGCAGATGGCTGACTTTTATTACTGGATTCTCGGTGGTGGTGAGCCACCTATTTGTGTTCAGTTTGATAAATCTGAGGGGAATTAG
- a CDS encoding glycosyltransferase family 4 protein translates to MIISIAMGPWLPVPAVQGGAIPRLWQGLAEEFAKKGHQVKILCRSYPGQPDTEIINGVQYIRRGGLPQSTNITLDLIKDLFYALVTFPVLPPADILIINDFWLPVFASLRPQVGKIVINANRFPKGQYRSGLYVKTAFFAAASQIIKDSIIQEYPAATSRTKVIPNPIDTSIFSPPNRSRLAQKETVILYVGRVHPEKGIHLLLAAFSMLSPRIPTVKLRIIGPVKENQGGGGEKYLHTLQTQSENLNVEFVEPIFNIQELAKAYQEADLFCYPSLAEKGESFGVAPLEAMATALVPVVSDLACFRDFIQEGVTGYFFDHRSPDAAKNLADVLASAILNSDRTMQMALQARQQASEFSYEQIANQYLADFEKLLHNQSILDTKFQQTQHTVSKI, encoded by the coding sequence ATGATTATTTCTATTGCTATGGGGCCGTGGTTGCCCGTTCCAGCAGTGCAAGGAGGCGCAATTCCACGGCTTTGGCAAGGTTTAGCTGAAGAATTTGCCAAAAAAGGCCATCAAGTAAAAATTTTATGCCGTTCTTATCCAGGGCAACCAGATACCGAAATCATTAATGGCGTTCAGTATATCCGAAGAGGAGGACTTCCTCAAAGTACTAACATTACTTTAGACCTAATTAAAGATTTATTCTATGCCTTAGTAACATTTCCTGTCCTACCTCCTGCGGATATTTTAATCATTAATGATTTCTGGCTACCTGTATTTGCATCTCTCCGTCCTCAAGTTGGAAAAATAGTGATTAATGCCAATAGGTTTCCTAAAGGACAATATCGCTCAGGGTTATATGTAAAAACAGCCTTTTTTGCTGCTGCATCACAGATTATAAAAGATAGTATTATTCAAGAATATCCTGCTGCAACTTCTCGCACCAAAGTTATCCCTAACCCTATTGATACCAGTATCTTTTCTCCCCCAAATCGCTCTAGATTAGCACAAAAAGAAACAGTGATTCTTTATGTAGGCAGAGTTCATCCGGAAAAAGGTATTCATTTGCTTTTAGCAGCATTTTCTATGTTGTCGCCGAGAATTCCTACAGTTAAGCTGAGGATTATTGGGCCAGTAAAAGAAAATCAAGGTGGGGGTGGGGAAAAATATTTACATACATTGCAAACTCAATCTGAAAATTTAAATGTTGAGTTTGTCGAGCCAATTTTTAACATCCAAGAGTTAGCGAAAGCCTACCAAGAAGCTGACTTATTCTGCTATCCTTCATTAGCAGAAAAAGGTGAATCTTTTGGAGTTGCCCCACTAGAAGCAATGGCAACAGCTTTAGTTCCTGTAGTTTCTGACTTAGCTTGTTTTAGAGATTTTATTCAGGAAGGAGTAACAGGATACTTTTTTGATCACCGCAGCCCTGATGCAGCTAAAAATCTTGCAGATGTCTTAGCATCAGCCATCCTCAATTCAGATAGGACAATGCAAATGGCTTTACAAGCAAGACAGCAAGCATCGGAATTTAGTTATGAACAAATCGCCAATCAATACCTTGCTGATTTTGAGAAGTTACTTCATAATCAAAGTATTTTAGATACTAAATTTCAGCAAACACAGCACACAGTTTCTAAAATTTAA
- a CDS encoding glycosyltransferase family 4 protein — translation MDKYKLSIITSHPIQYYAPWFRHLNNHSDVQIKVFYLWDFGVTKKLDAGFKQVLQWDIPLLDGYEYEFVPNVSKQPGVRHFWGLQNPSLISQVKAYSPDAVLLMNYNYASIYNFLWKWNSHKAPLLFRGDSHRLLKSTGVKAWARQQFITQIYRRFAACLYVGKANYEYFQYHGLPNHNLFFSPHAVENDRFISQADHAKQQAIIWKQELGIPSDHAVILFAGKFEPKKRPLDLLQAFVAANLSQVSLLFVGAGPLETDLKTSAAQHSNIYFAPFQNQTLMPRTYAIADLFVLPSYGASETWGLAINEAMCLSRPVIVSSHVGCAQDLIHHQHNGLVFPAGNVSALTSSLQEAFSDRQRLRHWGEESQKIVSQYSYTQASQGLKQALDYVISSVAPNHHQVRPTKIS, via the coding sequence ATGGATAAATATAAACTAAGTATTATTACATCTCATCCAATACAATATTATGCTCCTTGGTTTCGCCATCTAAATAATCATAGTGATGTGCAGATCAAGGTATTTTATTTATGGGATTTTGGTGTTACAAAAAAGCTGGATGCAGGTTTCAAACAAGTTTTACAGTGGGATATTCCTTTGTTGGATGGATATGAATATGAGTTTGTGCCAAATGTGAGTAAGCAACCAGGAGTTCGTCATTTTTGGGGGTTACAAAATCCCTCTTTAATTTCACAGGTCAAGGCTTATAGTCCTGATGCAGTGTTGTTGATGAATTACAACTACGCCAGCATCTATAACTTTTTGTGGAAGTGGAATTCCCATAAAGCACCGTTGCTATTTCGAGGTGATTCCCATCGCCTGCTAAAATCTACCGGAGTCAAAGCTTGGGCGCGTCAGCAATTTATTACTCAAATTTACCGACGTTTTGCAGCTTGTCTCTATGTGGGAAAAGCCAATTATGAATATTTTCAATATCATGGTTTACCCAATCATAATTTATTTTTTTCCCCCCATGCAGTAGAGAACGATCGCTTTATATCTCAAGCTGATCACGCTAAACAACAAGCAATCATCTGGAAGCAGGAATTAGGTATCCCATCAGATCATGCAGTGATTTTGTTTGCAGGTAAATTTGAACCTAAAAAACGTCCTTTAGATTTACTACAAGCTTTTGTGGCTGCGAACTTGTCTCAAGTTTCTTTATTATTTGTTGGTGCAGGCCCCTTAGAGACAGACTTAAAAACTTCAGCCGCACAACATAGCAACATATACTTTGCTCCTTTTCAAAATCAAACCTTAATGCCCCGTACCTATGCAATTGCTGATTTATTTGTCTTACCCAGTTATGGTGCTTCAGAAACTTGGGGGTTGGCAATCAACGAAGCGATGTGTTTATCTCGTCCAGTCATTGTCAGTAGTCATGTAGGTTGCGCTCAAGATTTGATTCATCACCAACATAATGGGTTGGTGTTTCCAGCAGGTAATGTGTCCGCTTTAACTAGCTCTCTGCAAGAAGCCTTTTCTGATCGCCAACGTTTGCGGCATTGGGGCGAAGAAAGCCAAAAAATTGTTTCTCAGTATAGTTATACTCAGGCAAGTCAAGGTTTAAAACAGGCACTTGACTATGTAATTTCATCTGTTGCTCCCAATCATCATCAGGTTAGGCCAACAAAAATCTCCTAG